The following are encoded in a window of Gramella sp. MT6 genomic DNA:
- a CDS encoding proline dehydrogenase family protein, with protein sequence MINKKIFNNTATAFRLKSDLELKRAILLFSVMGKPFLIKPGIALTKFALKAKLPVQPLIKNTIFDQFCGGTSIDDCKPIIREMDDVNMSSILDYSVEGKEEEEEFDSAFKVKKELIAFASEESEVPFAIFKPTALGRFEIWHKVSSHISLSEKETAEWDRVKERVEGLCVEAKKFNVRLYADAEESWMQGAADDLMEEMMRKYNQDQALIFNTFQCYRWDRLDYLKELHQTAQKDNFKIGAKIVRGAYMEKENKRAKKRGKKSPICRNKEATDVSFNSVLAYCLDHLDDISVFIGTHNEMSNYLALQIMEDQNIAKDDPRVWFSQLYGMSDQISYNLAGKGYNTAKLVPFGPVTDVVPYLLRRAEENSSVEGQTNRELVLLNGEIDRRNGEVQNKEQVPA encoded by the coding sequence ATTCAGATTAAAATCTGATCTAGAACTTAAACGGGCAATTTTACTTTTTAGCGTTATGGGCAAACCTTTCCTGATCAAACCGGGAATAGCCCTGACAAAATTTGCTCTTAAGGCTAAATTGCCTGTTCAGCCGCTTATAAAAAATACCATTTTCGATCAGTTTTGCGGGGGAACCAGTATAGACGATTGCAAACCCATTATTAGAGAGATGGACGACGTGAATATGTCAAGTATCCTTGATTATTCTGTTGAAGGCAAAGAGGAAGAAGAAGAATTCGATTCAGCATTTAAGGTCAAAAAAGAACTTATAGCTTTTGCCAGCGAAGAGTCTGAAGTACCATTCGCAATCTTTAAACCTACAGCCCTGGGTCGTTTTGAAATATGGCACAAAGTAAGCAGCCATATAAGTCTTTCCGAAAAAGAAACTGCAGAATGGGATCGGGTCAAGGAAAGAGTGGAAGGTTTATGCGTAGAAGCAAAAAAATTCAATGTGAGGTTATACGCCGATGCTGAAGAGAGCTGGATGCAAGGTGCCGCTGATGATTTGATGGAAGAAATGATGCGGAAGTATAACCAGGACCAAGCCCTCATATTTAATACATTCCAGTGCTACCGATGGGACAGACTTGATTACCTGAAAGAATTACACCAAACTGCTCAGAAGGATAACTTTAAAATTGGCGCAAAGATCGTTCGCGGGGCATACATGGAAAAGGAGAACAAAAGGGCTAAGAAACGTGGCAAAAAGTCACCAATATGTAGAAATAAAGAAGCTACAGATGTCAGTTTCAATAGTGTGTTGGCTTATTGCCTGGATCATCTTGATGATATATCAGTATTTATTGGAACTCATAACGAAATGAGTAACTATCTGGCTTTACAAATTATGGAAGATCAGAATATAGCGAAAGATGATCCCAGAGTTTGGTTTAGTCAGTTATATGGTATGAGTGATCAGATTAGTTATAATCTGGCGGGAAAAGGATATAATACTGCCAAGCTAGTTCCTTTTGGTCCTGTTACAGATGTGGTGCCGTATTTGTTGCGTAGAGCTGAAGAAAATTCTTCTGTTGAAGGTCAGACCAACCGTGAATTGGTTCTGTTAAATGGAGAGATAGATAGGCGTAACGGAGAGGTTCAGAATAAAGAACAGGTTCCAGCTTAA
- a CDS encoding tyrosine-type recombinase/integrase has product MNYSFYLRKPNSNSETLILFSCYFNDEKKKFVYSTKKTILPEHWNSKNKCPNKRGKFVSPNQKQITKRLNEFATEFQKIKSRSELGEQTFDSLILKEHFDHVFERVAKVSSFFEVYHRFTEEKIKLKEWSKSTKKRYKNIKNLLEEFQEVKNYKLTFAKINKKFFIEFTDFCYEYKDHYTNTFSRNVGLFKTFMFWSVKNGYAFNEAFKDFKKPQRVLTRQEALTMDHVKKLHAYNCSTISQEKSKDVFVFQCLTGLRYGELELVNKRIITADDCLFLKESKDHSKPAREIPIYKIALEILQKYDYELPLSTNQEQNRVIKVILRDMGYTHEVEFSRNKGVDQNRFVKPFCDRISTHTARRTFVTILRNAGVADKIIMSITGHRDIKTFNMYHQISASNTVKTVNKVFAGL; this is encoded by the coding sequence ATGAATTATTCTTTTTACCTACGTAAACCCAATTCCAATTCGGAGACTTTAATTTTATTTTCCTGTTATTTTAATGACGAAAAAAAGAAATTTGTCTACTCCACTAAAAAGACAATTTTACCTGAGCATTGGAATTCAAAAAATAAATGTCCTAATAAAAGAGGAAAATTTGTTTCACCAAATCAAAAGCAAATTACCAAGAGGTTAAATGAATTTGCCACCGAATTTCAGAAGATAAAATCTCGATCTGAATTAGGAGAGCAAACATTTGATAGTTTGATTCTAAAGGAGCATTTCGATCATGTTTTTGAAAGGGTAGCTAAAGTAAGCTCATTCTTTGAGGTCTATCACAGATTTACCGAGGAGAAGATAAAATTAAAGGAATGGTCAAAATCTACTAAAAAGAGATACAAGAACATTAAAAATCTTTTGGAAGAATTCCAAGAGGTTAAGAACTATAAGTTAACTTTTGCCAAGATTAATAAGAAGTTCTTTATTGAGTTTACCGACTTCTGCTATGAATATAAAGATCACTACACAAATACTTTTAGTCGTAATGTAGGTTTGTTTAAAACCTTTATGTTCTGGTCTGTGAAGAATGGCTATGCTTTTAATGAAGCCTTCAAGGATTTCAAGAAACCACAGAGAGTATTAACCAGGCAGGAAGCTTTGACGATGGACCATGTTAAAAAACTTCATGCATATAATTGTTCAACCATATCTCAAGAGAAATCTAAAGATGTATTCGTGTTTCAATGTCTTACCGGATTGCGTTATGGCGAACTTGAACTGGTTAATAAGCGTATAATAACTGCAGATGATTGTCTGTTTCTTAAAGAGAGTAAAGATCATTCGAAGCCGGCTAGAGAAATCCCAATATATAAAATCGCATTGGAGATCTTACAGAAATATGATTATGAATTGCCGTTAAGTACAAATCAGGAACAAAATAGGGTGATTAAGGTAATTCTGAGAGATATGGGCTATACCCATGAAGTTGAGTTTTCGCGTAACAAGGGAGTAGACCAAAATAGATTTGTAAAACCATTTTGTGACCGGATTTCAACACATACGGCACGTAGAACTTTTGTAACGATACTTCGGAATGCTGGGGTAGCAGATAAAATTATCATGAGCATAACTGGACATCGAGATATAAAGACATTCAATATGTACCATCAGATTAGTGCTTCCAATACTGTAAAAACAGTGAATAAAGTTTTTGCAGGGTTATAG
- a CDS encoding helix-turn-helix domain-containing protein produces MEELAEFVKSRRKEVNLTQEEFAERAGVALTVIRKIEQNKMNLNLEKVNQVLKMFGHKLVPVSFKDIERNETS; encoded by the coding sequence ATGGAAGAGCTTGCAGAATTTGTAAAATCACGAAGGAAAGAAGTAAATCTTACCCAGGAAGAGTTTGCTGAAAGGGCAGGGGTAGCATTAACCGTAATCCGAAAAATCGAACAGAATAAAATGAACCTGAATCTTGAGAAAGTAAATCAGGTTCTAAAAATGTTCGGTCATAAGCTTGTGCCCGTAAGTTTTAAAGATATCGAAAGAAATGAGACAAGCTAA
- a CDS encoding HipA N-terminal domain-containing protein: protein MRQAKILYNNLFCGLLTETDDGTFTFQYDEDYAKEHPGQFITFTMPVRKEEYKDKRLFAFFEGLIPEGWLLDIASKNWKINPNDRMGLLLACCQNCIGAVSVQPIELQDE from the coding sequence ATGAGACAAGCTAAAATTTTATATAATAATCTGTTCTGTGGATTATTGACCGAAACTGACGATGGAACTTTTACTTTTCAATATGATGAAGATTATGCGAAGGAGCATCCTGGTCAGTTTATAACCTTTACTATGCCAGTAAGAAAGGAAGAGTATAAGGATAAACGTTTATTTGCCTTTTTTGAAGGCTTAATCCCGGAAGGCTGGTTGTTAGATATTGCTTCCAAAAACTGGAAGATAAATCCTAACGACCGGATGGGATTGTTATTAGCTTGTTGTCAAAACTGTATAGGTGCTGTAAGTGTTCAACCAATAGAACTTCAGGATGAGTAG
- a CDS encoding HipA domain-containing protein has protein sequence MSRCLYCYKEVENGQDYHTECSLAFFGTEKPPKIEYSLDEMSELAKQVVERSVSVPGVQPKLSMSVMKNSQKDQRLTVVGALGGNYIFKPPSEDYPEMPANEDLTMKMAELFNIEVVPHSLIRLSSGELSYITKRIDRAADGTKIHMIDMFQVLEAFDKYRGSMERIGKAIQEYADNTLLDLLRFYELTLFSYLTGNNDMHLKNFSMVQASYGWALAPAYDLLNVSIVNPEDTEELALTIAGKKKKITRKLLFEFGLGLDLSKKQIEGVFKRFHGLKTDAIILIESSFLTEDMQNAYVDILEQRYNILK, from the coding sequence ATGAGTAGATGTTTATATTGTTATAAGGAAGTTGAGAATGGACAGGACTATCATACTGAATGTAGCCTTGCTTTTTTTGGAACCGAAAAACCTCCAAAAATAGAATACTCCCTGGATGAAATGTCTGAATTGGCAAAGCAGGTGGTTGAGCGGAGCGTTTCCGTTCCGGGAGTACAACCTAAGCTCTCCATGTCAGTTATGAAAAATAGTCAAAAAGATCAACGGCTCACCGTGGTTGGCGCCTTAGGCGGAAACTATATTTTTAAACCACCTTCAGAAGATTATCCTGAAATGCCGGCAAATGAGGATTTGACGATGAAAATGGCGGAACTTTTTAATATAGAGGTGGTACCACATTCTCTTATAAGACTTTCTTCCGGTGAATTATCCTATATCACAAAACGAATCGACAGGGCTGCAGATGGTACCAAAATTCATATGATAGATATGTTTCAGGTATTGGAAGCATTCGATAAGTACAGAGGTTCAATGGAGCGTATTGGCAAAGCAATCCAGGAATATGCGGACAATACACTTTTGGACCTTCTACGCTTTTATGAGCTAACGCTTTTTAGTTATCTCACTGGCAATAATGATATGCATTTAAAGAATTTTTCTATGGTGCAAGCATCCTATGGCTGGGCGTTAGCTCCTGCTTACGATTTATTGAATGTATCCATAGTAAACCCAGAAGACACAGAAGAATTGGCTTTAACCATTGCTGGTAAAAAGAAAAAGATAACACGAAAGTTATTATTCGAATTCGGACTTGGTTTAGACTTATCTAAAAAGCAAATTGAGGGAGTTTTTAAACGTTTTCATGGATTAAAAACCGATGCAATAATTTTAATAGAATCATCTTTCTTAACTGAAGATATGCAGAATGCATATGTCGATATTTTGGAACAGAGATATAATATTCTAAAGTAG
- a CDS encoding SprT family zinc-dependent metalloprotease: MQRIQYGTKDIFFEVKWSSRKTLAIEVHPDGSVHIIAPHNTLIPEIERKVEKRAHWIVKQQKYFEQFLPRTPERQYLSGETHHYLGKSYILKVSDGSINQVKLKAGKLCVVCKGEIKQDLVKKLLAQWYYQHAEKKFNLIAKDAYSKFKEYDFKMPKIEIRRMSKRWGSSNTIDKITINPEIIKASSKCIEYVLIHEMTHFVVTNHNKKFYETLTGVMPNWKKWKDKLEDKLS; the protein is encoded by the coding sequence ATGCAAAGGATACAGTATGGCACAAAAGATATATTCTTTGAAGTAAAATGGTCTAGTCGTAAGACCTTAGCAATAGAAGTTCATCCAGATGGTTCTGTACATATTATAGCACCTCACAATACTTTGATACCAGAAATTGAGCGTAAAGTAGAAAAGCGAGCACATTGGATCGTAAAACAACAAAAATACTTTGAACAATTTTTACCTCGAACTCCTGAAAGACAGTATTTATCAGGCGAGACACATCACTATTTAGGGAAGTCTTATATTTTAAAAGTAAGCGATGGGTCAATTAATCAAGTGAAACTTAAAGCTGGAAAACTCTGTGTGGTGTGTAAAGGCGAAATTAAACAAGATTTAGTCAAAAAATTGTTAGCGCAATGGTATTACCAACATGCTGAGAAAAAGTTTAATCTCATCGCTAAGGATGCATATTCAAAGTTCAAAGAATATGACTTTAAAATGCCAAAAATTGAAATTAGAAGAATGTCAAAGCGTTGGGGAAGTTCCAATACAATAGACAAAATAACCATTAACCCGGAAATAATTAAAGCTTCATCAAAATGTATCGAATACGTTTTGATACACGAAATGACACATTTTGTCGTAACCAATCATAATAAAAAATTCTACGAAACTTTGACCGGTGTAATGCCAAATTGGAAAAAATGGAAAGATAAGTTGGAGGACAAATTATCTTAG
- a CDS encoding HsdR family type I site-specific deoxyribonuclease — MVNYTEYSDSQKPALSLLQKMGWKYLLPEEVFDARGKINTNVLLDSILAQQLSKINSFEYKGDSYKFSTGSIQGAINALKNVPNEGLVQTNERVYDLITLGKSFNETVQGDRKAYTVNYIDWKHPENNIFHVAEEFEVEGVQGKRRPDIVLFVNGIPFVVIENKRRDKNESLEEAISQNIRNQREKEGIPKLFYYAQLLLAVHPNEVKYAATGTPAKFWSVWKEEVEKEITKLLKKKTNTTSAEDRLVTEQDKGLYSLCSPMRLLDLSYKYIVFDGPDKKICRYQQYFAVQETIQRVKTKNKDGNRQGGVIWHTTGSGKSLTMVMLSKALALDTSIDSPRVIIVTDRISLDKQIFKTFVNCGKHVKKAKSGNDLVELLQDKGNEIITTIIDKFEIATKRASFKDESKNIFVLVDESHRSQYGSAHANMKRIVPNASYIGFTGTPLMKSQKSTSKKFGGFIHKYTIDQAVKDGAVLPLLYEGRSAKLSINKKKIDRGFERLAAPLNEEARKDLKKKFATIARIYESDHVIEEIAYDISEHFRANWKDTGFKAQLAVPKIDTAIKYQKYFESQTDPDLKINTRVVFTPPDSRQNNDDVWSETTSESRKYWEQILKRFNDQDAYENDTITRFKENSNEVELIIVVSKLLTGFDAPRNTVLYLAKPLVAHNLLQAIARVNRLFEGKEYGHIIDYVGVLGKLDEALTEYSALEDFDEEDLKNTVVDIKDEIRKVPIRHAEVWDIFREVNNKNDIEALERHISEKDLRDQFYERVSAFARILQTSLASDDFYIEFNTEQIGFYKSELKKFQSLRLSVQFRYAEKVSYKEYEPRVRKLLDSYIDADEVQVLTRDVNIFDKNMVEEALTEYGKTPASKADFMANQMKKVITENMEKDEAFYKKFSQLIEETIRSFYDDRITEKEYLEMMQKTRNDLVNGYQAGIPSILQNNPRARAFFGALNEVLNKKLDKELSKNKVAEAGIEIEEIVNNLIITDWKKNVDIQNKIENQIEDYLISKRGQLGIEISFDEIDTILIKCLRVAKNNF; from the coding sequence ATGGTAAATTACACAGAATACAGTGACTCTCAAAAACCTGCTCTATCCCTACTTCAAAAAATGGGGTGGAAATATTTGTTACCCGAAGAGGTTTTTGACGCCCGAGGGAAAATAAATACCAATGTCCTTTTAGATTCTATTCTAGCTCAACAATTATCTAAGATAAATTCATTTGAGTATAAAGGTGATTCGTATAAATTTTCAACAGGCAGTATTCAGGGAGCCATCAATGCATTAAAAAATGTCCCCAATGAAGGTTTGGTTCAAACCAATGAGCGTGTATATGATTTGATAACCCTGGGCAAAAGTTTTAACGAAACAGTACAAGGGGACCGTAAGGCTTATACCGTAAATTATATTGACTGGAAGCATCCGGAGAATAATATATTTCACGTAGCAGAGGAATTTGAAGTAGAAGGTGTACAAGGAAAACGTCGCCCGGATATTGTTCTTTTTGTTAATGGTATCCCATTCGTTGTCATTGAAAACAAACGTCGTGATAAAAATGAGTCACTAGAAGAAGCAATCTCTCAGAACATTCGCAATCAAAGAGAAAAAGAAGGTATTCCCAAACTTTTCTATTATGCCCAGTTGTTGTTAGCGGTACATCCCAATGAGGTCAAATATGCAGCCACAGGAACACCGGCAAAGTTTTGGTCAGTCTGGAAAGAAGAAGTAGAAAAAGAAATCACCAAACTTTTAAAAAAGAAGACAAATACAACATCAGCCGAGGACCGTTTGGTTACGGAACAAGATAAAGGGCTATACTCCTTATGTAGTCCAATGCGTTTGCTGGATTTAAGCTATAAATACATTGTATTTGATGGCCCAGATAAAAAAATATGTCGCTATCAACAGTATTTTGCCGTACAAGAAACAATACAACGCGTCAAGACTAAAAACAAAGATGGTAACCGCCAGGGAGGTGTAATATGGCACACCACAGGTAGTGGAAAATCACTAACAATGGTAATGTTATCGAAAGCGTTGGCACTGGATACGTCTATAGATTCACCCAGAGTAATCATAGTTACCGATAGAATAAGTCTGGATAAACAAATTTTCAAAACCTTTGTCAATTGTGGCAAGCACGTTAAAAAAGCAAAAAGTGGCAATGATCTTGTCGAACTATTGCAAGATAAAGGCAATGAAATCATAACCACTATTATAGACAAATTTGAAATTGCTACTAAAAGAGCATCATTTAAAGATGAGTCCAAAAACATCTTTGTTCTTGTAGATGAGAGCCATCGTAGCCAATACGGTTCAGCGCACGCTAATATGAAACGTATTGTACCTAATGCATCCTACATCGGTTTCACCGGAACACCTTTAATGAAATCTCAAAAAAGCACTTCTAAAAAATTTGGCGGCTTTATTCACAAGTATACTATAGATCAAGCCGTAAAGGATGGTGCAGTATTACCTCTATTATATGAAGGGAGATCAGCAAAACTAAGTATCAACAAAAAGAAAATTGACAGAGGCTTTGAGCGTTTAGCAGCACCTTTAAATGAAGAAGCTCGAAAAGACTTAAAAAAGAAGTTTGCCACCATTGCTAGGATTTATGAGTCTGATCATGTTATTGAGGAAATTGCATATGATATTTCAGAACACTTTCGAGCAAATTGGAAAGATACGGGCTTTAAGGCACAGTTAGCAGTCCCTAAAATTGATACCGCTATCAAATATCAAAAGTATTTTGAATCTCAAACAGATCCCGATTTAAAGATAAATACGAGAGTGGTTTTCACACCACCAGATAGCAGACAGAATAATGATGACGTTTGGTCTGAAACTACTAGTGAATCTAGAAAGTACTGGGAGCAAATTTTAAAACGATTTAATGATCAGGACGCCTATGAAAATGACACTATAACTCGTTTTAAGGAAAATAGTAATGAGGTCGAACTAATTATTGTAGTTAGTAAGTTGCTTACAGGGTTCGATGCTCCTAGAAATACAGTTTTATACTTAGCGAAACCATTAGTAGCCCACAACCTATTACAAGCCATAGCACGTGTCAACAGATTGTTTGAAGGAAAAGAATATGGCCATATTATAGATTATGTGGGTGTTTTAGGAAAGTTAGACGAAGCATTAACCGAGTATAGTGCATTAGAAGATTTTGATGAAGAGGATTTAAAAAACACAGTAGTAGATATTAAGGATGAAATAAGAAAAGTGCCCATTCGCCACGCAGAGGTTTGGGATATTTTTAGAGAAGTAAATAATAAAAATGACATAGAGGCTTTAGAAAGACATATTTCCGAAAAAGACTTACGAGATCAATTCTACGAACGTGTTTCTGCATTTGCCAGAATCTTACAGACATCATTAGCTTCAGATGACTTCTATATCGAATTTAATACTGAACAAATTGGGTTTTACAAAAGTGAATTAAAAAAGTTTCAAAGCTTACGATTATCGGTTCAGTTCAGATATGCTGAAAAGGTTTCCTATAAAGAATATGAACCAAGAGTTCGAAAATTACTAGATAGCTATATAGATGCAGATGAAGTACAAGTCCTTACTAGGGATGTAAACATATTTGATAAAAATATGGTTGAGGAGGCGCTTACTGAATATGGTAAAACGCCTGCTTCAAAAGCAGACTTTATGGCGAATCAAATGAAAAAAGTGATCACTGAGAATATGGAAAAAGACGAGGCCTTTTACAAAAAATTCTCACAACTAATTGAAGAAACCATTAGAAGCTTTTATGACGATAGGATTACAGAGAAGGAATATCTCGAGATGATGCAAAAAACCAGGAATGATTTAGTTAATGGGTATCAAGCTGGCATACCGTCCATCCTTCAAAACAATCCACGAGCGCGTGCATTTTTTGGTGCTTTAAATGAAGTACTAAATAAAAAACTAGATAAAGAACTTAGTAAGAACAAGGTCGCAGAAGCAGGTATCGAAATTGAAGAAATTGTGAATAACCTGATCATAACGGACTGGAAAAAAAATGTTGATATCCAAAATAAAATAGAAAACCAAATTGAGGATTATCTAATCAGCAAAAGGGGCCAACTTGGTATTGAAATAAGTTTTGATGAAATAGATACAATTCTTATCAAGTGTTTAAGAGTGGCTAAAAATAATTTCTAA
- a CDS encoding toll/interleukin-1 receptor domain-containing protein — MKKFKSPLSIYVLWHPEFKEGKEYAKSIYNTYSGENGSVTHAKYEIPVHYRTQPLGSATFAKIPFSESDKNAIIILVDDNMFNDPNWTDTIDSLLKAKQKNTRIFPIPFSSYAFDFNPTYLSKFQFIKTDQNYLLPDKDFENNDKVIKYRLLESIAKFLFNVEDNYDTNEHSDPPIKLFISHAKQDGKELALKFRNHIYSNTKLKAFFDANDIADGHQFENEIKRHIDHSAFVIFNTDEYANREWCRKEVIIAKRYRCPIIGVMDIKKGERRSFPYSGNFPTIIWDDNFEEIINLVLSQVISDKYNELYLKSILKMYDLEKHYSCIVLPKAPELFNYIDVENFKAKEKDIKSLIVLYPDPPIGIEELSLLNDIDKNIKFITPLLLPTYIQEI, encoded by the coding sequence ATGAAAAAGTTCAAAAGCCCATTATCTATATATGTTTTATGGCATCCAGAATTCAAAGAAGGCAAGGAATATGCAAAAAGTATTTATAATACATATAGTGGAGAAAACGGTAGTGTAACTCACGCTAAATATGAAATTCCAGTGCATTATAGGACTCAGCCATTGGGTAGTGCTACATTTGCCAAAATCCCATTCTCAGAGTCAGATAAAAATGCAATTATAATTTTAGTGGACGATAACATGTTTAACGATCCCAACTGGACAGATACCATTGACAGTCTATTAAAAGCAAAGCAAAAAAATACCAGAATATTTCCTATTCCTTTTAGTTCTTATGCATTTGATTTTAATCCAACATACCTGAGTAAATTTCAATTTATAAAAACAGACCAAAATTATTTGCTACCGGATAAGGATTTTGAAAATAATGATAAAGTTATAAAATACCGATTACTCGAAAGTATTGCTAAATTTCTGTTTAATGTAGAAGATAATTACGATACGAACGAACATAGCGATCCACCAATAAAACTTTTTATTTCCCATGCTAAACAAGATGGTAAGGAATTAGCTTTAAAATTTAGGAACCATATTTATAGTAATACGAAACTAAAAGCATTTTTCGACGCTAATGATATTGCAGATGGCCATCAATTCGAAAACGAAATAAAAAGGCATATAGATCATTCTGCATTTGTAATATTTAATACAGACGAGTATGCGAATAGAGAATGGTGTAGAAAAGAAGTCATAATTGCGAAGAGGTATAGATGTCCAATAATTGGTGTTATGGATATTAAAAAGGGAGAGAGAAGAAGTTTCCCATATAGTGGAAATTTCCCAACCATAATTTGGGATGATAATTTTGAAGAAATTATAAATCTGGTATTGTCTCAAGTTATTAGCGATAAGTATAATGAACTTTATTTAAAGTCTATATTGAAAATGTATGATTTGGAGAAACACTATAGTTGCATAGTACTTCCTAAAGCTCCGGAACTGTTTAATTATATAGATGTAGAAAATTTTAAAGCCAAAGAAAAGGATATAAAATCTTTAATTGTTTTATATCCAGATCCTCCAATAGGTATTGAGGAACTTAGTTTGCTCAATGATATAGATAAGAATATTAAATTTATTACTCCTCTGTTATTACCAACATATATTCAAGAGATATGA
- a CDS encoding TIR domain-containing protein — MSKEYLISKLSFRPDEQLIDSVTVGLLQGNSVVNFESKDRNWLVQEFNKGNTIRGIFKKIDGKWYPKNLFRAEDGYFKWGYTLPKNIAKRNVFISYYHKDDQLKRQEFDNLFGDLIINQSVMMHEIDGENSDGYINRLINEGYLKDTTVLTVLLGPNTKCRKHVDWEIAGALNVKVGNRYAGLLGIRLPSHPDYGSGTYYDPENYPVRFAANLNSGYAVVADWTEDRKAMQDLIELAFTKRSESEKIKNAGILKLAENACK; from the coding sequence ATGAGTAAGGAATATCTAATATCCAAATTATCATTCAGGCCTGATGAACAATTGATAGATTCAGTTACTGTTGGTTTATTACAAGGTAACTCTGTAGTAAATTTTGAATCTAAAGACAGAAATTGGTTGGTACAGGAATTTAATAAGGGTAATACCATTCGCGGTATTTTTAAAAAGATTGATGGAAAATGGTATCCCAAGAATTTGTTTAGAGCCGAGGATGGCTATTTTAAATGGGGATACACCCTACCGAAAAACATTGCTAAACGGAATGTATTTATCAGCTATTATCATAAGGATGATCAGTTAAAACGACAAGAATTTGACAATCTTTTTGGTGATCTTATTATTAACCAATCAGTAATGATGCATGAGATTGATGGAGAAAATAGCGATGGGTACATTAACAGATTGATTAATGAGGGTTATTTGAAGGATACCACAGTCCTTACCGTTTTACTTGGACCTAACACAAAATGCAGAAAACACGTAGATTGGGAAATAGCTGGTGCCTTAAACGTTAAAGTCGGTAACAGATATGCAGGTTTGTTAGGAATCAGACTTCCTTCTCATCCTGATTATGGATCAGGAACATATTACGACCCCGAAAATTATCCTGTTCGATTCGCGGCAAATCTTAATTCTGGTTATGCGGTCGTCGCAGATTGGACGGAAGATAGGAAAGCAATGCAAGATTTAATTGAATTGGCATTTACGAAAAGAAGTGAATCTGAAAAAATAAAAAACGCTGGGATATTAAAACTAGCAGAAAACGCTTGCAAATGA
- a CDS encoding toll/interleukin-1 receptor domain-containing protein, which yields MAGINRSHALNRSQAKANQSLGKECVFISHHKSDLEDCIKIADYLMKANIDVYLDEYDYDLKEQVQIQNAKGVVQCISKGINNSSHMLCVLSRNTIQSKWVPWEIGYGYDKTDLGAITLKGIAEASLPDYLKTVRIIRGTQSLNQYISDVVGYSKEYLKMYNRINEHNVISHQLDNVLDWKL from the coding sequence ATGGCAGGTATTAATAGATCTCATGCACTTAATAGGAGTCAAGCAAAAGCCAACCAATCCTTAGGTAAGGAATGTGTTTTCATAAGTCATCATAAGAGTGATCTTGAGGATTGTATAAAAATAGCAGATTACTTAATGAAAGCCAATATTGATGTGTATTTAGATGAATATGACTACGATTTAAAAGAGCAAGTACAAATTCAAAATGCAAAAGGTGTAGTCCAATGCATTAGTAAAGGCATTAATAATAGCAGTCATATGTTATGCGTACTTTCTAGAAACACCATACAAAGTAAATGGGTGCCATGGGAAATTGGGTATGGATATGATAAAACTGATTTAGGCGCTATTACTTTAAAAGGTATAGCTGAAGCTTCGTTGCCGGATTACTTAAAAACCGTTAGAATAATAAGAGGTACACAATCCTTAAACCAATATATATCTGATGTTGTTGGCTATAGTAAAGAATATTTAAAAATGTATAACAGAATCAATGAACACAATGTAATCTCACATCAATTGGATAATGTTCTTGATTGGAAATTGTAA